The Mytilus galloprovincialis chromosome 2, xbMytGall1.hap1.1, whole genome shotgun sequence genome has a window encoding:
- the LOC143062053 gene encoding monocarboxylate transporter 12-like has protein sequence MSTADVSLHEKISLVEKVTEESSEDVRLHEERSLLDLVATKDKKKDEANLYDDINMIKIDDENKVSTPDISSSLDDDDDEDSVKQRHENHGKRKWFCVIGCAIAHFVLGGFERSNGVLYIHIQNKFGNGASDIAWVLSLSVTLKLLFGPVASILCTKFTPRCVVVSGAILFGLGLLISAFVPHFVILYITIGVITGIGKSLAYQPGLVVVGQYFKKRRGAAVGLATAGGGIGTLVLPPLFETMLNYYGFSGGLMIISAVALHMCISGMLYKSPTRRKLHRQSLISHSCERFHDSRLINSSELTEYQMAETEEQNKKAPNKYHKLWIGRCLKSCNTVKDKESSSKMLDFSLLKRPDFLMFCVGISFLALSFNSMLIFIPPLVKSRGLSGIQGACVMSVAGIFDTIGRIASGFILEIKRLRNFRKLLYNTVMFMLALVIFSLPFTVTFVEFCVVAAIFGLLIGTYTSQKSVILVDIVGSEALNSSFGILIFFQGVGTLIGPPITGVFKDEYNAYADGFLFIGSTRFIGAFILLLNNTVKCNNCKPEFSIK, from the exons ATGTCAACTGCAGACGTTAGTTTGCACGAGAAGATAAGTCTTGTTGAAAAGGTTACCGAAGAAAGCAGTGAGGACGTCAGGTTGCACGAAGAAAGAAGTCTTCTGGATTTAGTAGCAACTAAAGACAAGAAAAAAGATGAGGCAAATTTATACGatgacataaacatgataaagattgATGACGAAAATAAAGTTTCCACGCCTGACATAAGTAGTAGCcttgatgacgatgatgatgaagACAGTGTGAAACAACGACATGAAAATCATGGAAAACGGAAATGGTTCTGTGTCATCGGTTGTGCAATTGCACATTTCGTTTTGG GAGGATTTGAAAGATCGAACGGAGTGCTTTATATACACATTCAAAATAAGTTTGGAAATGGTGCTAGTGATATTGCCTGGGTTTTATCTCTTAGTGTTACCCTGAAGCTGTTATTTG gTCCAGTAGCCAGTATTCTTTGTACGAAGTTTACTCCGAGATGTGTTGTTGTGAGTGGTGCTATTTTGTTTGGGCTTGGTTTACTGATTTCAGCATTTGTTCCTCATTTTGTTATCCTGTACATTACTATTGGAGTTATAACAG GTATTGGCAAATCACTTGCTTACCAGCCAGGACTAGTGGTAGTTGGTCAGTATTTTAAAAAGAGGCGAGGAGCTGCTGTAGGTTTGGCAACAGCTGGTGGCGGTATCGGCACATTAGTCTTACCACCGTTGTTTGAAACAATGTTGAATTACTATGGGTTTTCTGGCGGACTCATGATAATTTCCGCCGTTGCATTACATATGTGTATCAGTGGAATGTTATATAAATCACCGACAAGGAGAAAGCTACATAGACAGTCACTTAT ATCACATTCATGCGAACGATTTCACGATAGCAGACTCATTAATAGTAGTGAATTAACGGAATACCAAATGGCGGAAAcagaagaacaaaataaaaaggCGCCAAACAAATACCACAAACTATGGATAGGAAGATGTCTTAAATCTTGTAATACTGTTAAAGACAAAGAGTCTTCCAGTAAAATGTTAGATTTTTCACTTCTTAAAAGACCGGATTTTCTAATGTTCTGTGTCGGAATAAGCTTTCTAGCTTTATCGTTTAACTCTATGCTAATATTTATTCCACCTCTTGTAAAATCAAGAGGTCTGTCTGGTATACAAGGGGCATGTGTAATGTCAGTTGCTGGTATTTTTGACACTATTGGACGAATAGCTTCAGGTTTTATATTAGAAATAAAACGTCTGAGAAATTTCCGAAAACTATTATACAATACTGTTATGTTCATGTTAGCGCTTGTGATTTTTTCCCTTCCTTTTACAGTGACGTTTGTTGAATTTTGTGTTGTTGCCGCCATATTTGGATTGCTTATAGGAACATACACTTCTCAGAAGTCCGTTATATTAGTGGATATTGTTGGTTCCGAAGCTCTTAATAGTTCATTCGGAATACTGATTTTCTTCCAAGGAGTTGGGACTCTGATAGGTCCACCAATAACAG GTGTGTTTAAAGATGAATATAATGCATATGCTGACGGATTTTTATTTATTGGATCAACGAGATTCATTGGTGCTTTTATCTTATTGCTAAACAACACTGTAAAATGTAACAATTGTAAACCAGAATTCTCTATAAAATAA